A single region of the Pararhodospirillum photometricum DSM 122 genome encodes:
- a CDS encoding alpha/beta hydrolase: MAWTAVRHRPSSLPLTPWRVNGAEVSFADYVTRTHAALDAARRGWEPDDVVRAQHVEAVAPREWPLAEACQGKARAGVLLIHGLSDTPYSLRDLGDVLAGRDSLCLRVRSILLPGHGGVPGDLLTATAEDWRQAVRYGVASFAGDVDTVHLVGFSLGGALALDLVLKGAPTTPAVGSLVLLAPAVGADNRFPVHKIPFGFDLFKGILALASGFTPKGEWLRLNEDLDFARHESFPLVALQELMTVMGGLSQAPRPLTQPVFMAFAAEDQAVDSQASLDFFRAYAPHPKSRLLLSAAPATLAAAPERYADLPREDPRITCLQGVGPDAQPPSREASCTALPSALALACPYGSGPDGCLVSSGHLAPPIAPTNPHYGAGGDYRNCLGYLSAHDPQRFCACVPDPQRRASALCQDQALLPGTLRQGEPVEADLKAEGSVMARLGYNPHFNTLAEAVVAFFE; this comes from the coding sequence ATGGCCTGGACGGCGGTGCGCCATCGTCCGTCGTCGTTGCCACTGACCCCGTGGCGGGTCAACGGGGCGGAGGTCTCGTTTGCCGACTATGTTACCCGGACTCACGCCGCTCTCGACGCGGCCCGGCGCGGCTGGGAGCCCGACGACGTCGTGCGCGCCCAGCACGTCGAGGCGGTGGCGCCGCGCGAGTGGCCGCTGGCCGAGGCCTGCCAGGGCAAGGCCCGGGCCGGGGTGCTGTTGATTCACGGCCTGAGCGATACCCCGTATTCCCTGCGCGATCTGGGCGATGTTCTGGCCGGGCGGGACAGCCTCTGTTTGCGGGTGCGCTCGATCTTGCTGCCGGGGCATGGCGGGGTGCCGGGGGATCTCCTCACGGCCACGGCCGAGGACTGGCGCCAAGCGGTGCGTTATGGCGTGGCGTCCTTTGCCGGCGATGTGGATACGGTGCACCTCGTCGGCTTCTCGCTGGGGGGGGCTCTGGCCCTCGATCTGGTGCTCAAGGGGGCGCCGACCACCCCGGCGGTGGGCTCTCTGGTGTTGCTAGCGCCGGCGGTGGGGGCCGACAACCGCTTTCCCGTTCACAAGATTCCTTTTGGGTTTGATCTGTTCAAGGGGATCTTGGCCTTGGCCTCGGGCTTCACGCCCAAGGGCGAGTGGCTGCGCTTGAACGAAGACCTCGACTTCGCCCGCCATGAGTCCTTCCCCTTGGTCGCGCTCCAGGAGTTGATGACGGTAATGGGGGGCTTGTCCCAGGCACCGCGGCCTTTGACCCAGCCGGTGTTCATGGCCTTTGCCGCCGAGGATCAGGCGGTGGACAGCCAAGCGTCGCTCGACTTTTTCCGGGCTTACGCCCCCCATCCCAAGAGCCGCTTGCTGTTGTCGGCGGCCCCGGCGACCCTGGCGGCGGCGCCCGAGCGCTATGCCGACCTGCCGCGCGAGGATCCCCGCATCACCTGCTTGCAAGGGGTGGGGCCCGACGCCCAGCCGCCCTCGCGCGAGGCCAGTTGCACCGCCTTGCCCAGCGCCCTGGCCCTGGCCTGCCCCTATGGCAGCGGTCCCGATGGGTGTTTGGTAAGCAGCGGTCATTTGGCCCCGCCCATCGCGCCGACCAACCCGCATTACGGCGCCGGGGGTGACTACCGCAACTGTTTGGGTTATCTTTCCGCTCACGATCCCCAGCGCTTCTGCGCCTGCGTGCCCGATCCGCAACGCCGCGCCTCGGCCTTGTGCCAGGACCAAGCCTTGCTGCCCGGGACCTTGCGTCAAGGTGAGCCGGTCGAGGCCGATCTCAAGGCCGAAGGCAGCGTGATGGCCCGCCTGGGCTACAATCCGCACTTCAACACCTTGGCGGAGGCCGTGGTGGCCTTTTTTGAGTGA
- the addA gene encoding double-strand break repair helicase AddA, giving the protein MSDASTAQRRAADPQASAWVAASAGTGKTKVLTDRVLRLLLDGASPQRLLCLTFTKAAAAEMANRISGVLAGWAIMPEAALHQALVTLLGRPLDPLADTALTLRARRLFAQVLDTPGGPRIQTIHGFCQALLRRFPLEAGIAPHFDILDDREAQVLQGAARERLALVADADPDGALARALAEISPRLDEARFDDLLADLLTRRGPLEAALAAHGGGLALAKAVAHHLGVEPDETAHDVLARACAEEAFDGPALRACLEPLLNAGSDKDAERGALMSAFLAEADLDTRVALFPAYAAAFLTKTDETPVKTLCTKGVETRYPGTRDVLAAEQVRVVRVRERLRKVATARATGALMVLVAAVLEDYRRRKAALGRLDYEDLILATRRLLEETGAAAWVLYKLDGGLDHLLIDEAQDTSPDQWAIPRALADAFFADVATWTPERPRTVFAVGDRKQSIYGFQGADPEAFEAMRQHFAAQVTAVGGRFEGVPLNVSFRSTRAVLAAVNAVFARDPARDGVVLAGEDITHVSHRADDGGLVEVWPPVVPESRAEAQPWKPPVERIRTENARTRLARVVAQRIHHLTRSHDLLESQGRPVRPGDIMVLVRRRGGFETDLVGALKALGVPVAGVDRLVLTEQIAVMDLIALGKALLLPEDDLTLAAVLKGPLVGLDEDALYHLARDRPAGVRLWSRLLAHAGSASVYGQALAVLDPLRALAARVTPHDFYAHVLDGPPNGRWRLLARLGPEAEDPIDEFLALTLSHERVGPPSLQGFLTWLEQGGIEVKRDLDQGEPQAVRIMTVHGSKGLQAPIVFLPDTMGKPIGSEVLLWDHDADKRPLPLWCPSRADRDDIVTELLEQARARRDEEYRRLLYVALTRAADRLYVCGWETRRAASPDCWYHLVWDALDGQAESVEDPQLVADGGPPGAVLRLRVPQVRPVTPKADAERRGVAPAPAWLTRPPPAEPRPPRPLAPSHPDEEPPARSPRADSTVRFRRGRLIHRLLQVLPDIEPSQRAQQARRWLARPAWDLDLATVEALTGEVMAVLDHPACAALFGPDSRAEVPLVGRVGETIVSGQVDRLAVREDGVWVVDYKTNRPPPSRVEDVDRGYLRQMAAYRAVLREVFPNQSVHCVLLWTDGPHVMPLPTTLLEHEANRLLGVGR; this is encoded by the coding sequence ATGAGCGACGCCTCGACGGCCCAGCGCCGCGCCGCCGATCCCCAGGCCTCGGCCTGGGTCGCAGCCAGCGCCGGAACCGGGAAGACCAAGGTTCTGACCGACCGGGTGTTGCGCCTGCTGCTTGATGGGGCCTCCCCCCAGCGCTTGCTGTGCCTCACCTTCACCAAGGCCGCTGCCGCCGAAATGGCCAACCGTATCTCCGGGGTGTTGGCCGGCTGGGCCATCATGCCCGAGGCGGCCTTGCACCAAGCCTTGGTGACTCTCCTGGGCCGGCCCCTCGACCCGCTGGCCGATACCGCCCTGACCTTGCGGGCCCGGCGCCTGTTTGCCCAGGTCCTTGATACCCCGGGCGGGCCGCGCATCCAGACCATTCACGGCTTTTGTCAGGCCTTGCTGCGCCGCTTTCCCCTGGAAGCCGGGATCGCGCCGCATTTTGATATCCTTGACGACCGCGAGGCCCAGGTCCTGCAAGGCGCCGCGCGCGAGCGTCTCGCTTTGGTCGCTGACGCCGACCCCGACGGGGCCCTGGCGCGCGCCCTGGCCGAAATCTCGCCCCGGCTCGACGAAGCCCGTTTCGACGACCTGCTGGCCGATCTCCTGACCCGGCGCGGGCCCTTGGAAGCGGCGTTGGCCGCCCATGGCGGCGGTCTGGCCCTGGCCAAGGCGGTGGCCCACCACCTGGGGGTCGAGCCCGACGAAACCGCGCACGACGTGCTTGCCCGCGCCTGCGCCGAGGAGGCTTTTGACGGCCCCGCCCTGCGTGCCTGTCTGGAGCCCCTGCTCAATGCCGGCTCTGACAAGGATGCCGAGCGCGGTGCCCTGATGAGCGCGTTCCTGGCCGAGGCCGACCTCGACACCCGGGTGGCGCTGTTTCCCGCCTATGCGGCGGCCTTCCTCACCAAAACCGATGAGACCCCCGTCAAAACCCTGTGCACCAAGGGCGTGGAAACCCGCTATCCCGGCACCCGCGATGTTCTGGCCGCCGAGCAGGTCCGGGTGGTGCGGGTGCGCGAGCGCCTGCGCAAAGTGGCCACGGCCCGGGCGACCGGTGCCTTGATGGTGCTGGTGGCGGCGGTGCTGGAGGACTACCGACGGCGCAAAGCCGCCCTGGGTCGCTTGGACTACGAAGACCTGATCCTCGCCACCCGGCGCCTGCTGGAAGAAACCGGGGCCGCCGCCTGGGTGCTTTACAAGCTCGACGGCGGCCTGGACCACCTTTTGATCGACGAGGCCCAGGATACCAGCCCGGACCAATGGGCCATTCCCCGCGCCCTGGCCGACGCCTTCTTCGCCGATGTCGCCACCTGGACGCCCGAGCGGCCGCGTACCGTGTTCGCCGTGGGCGATCGCAAGCAGTCGATTTATGGGTTTCAAGGGGCTGATCCCGAGGCCTTCGAGGCCATGCGGCAGCATTTCGCGGCCCAGGTCACTGCGGTGGGCGGGCGGTTCGAGGGGGTGCCGCTCAACGTTTCCTTCCGCTCGACCCGCGCGGTGCTGGCGGCGGTCAACGCGGTGTTCGCCCGCGATCCGGCCCGCGATGGCGTGGTGCTGGCGGGGGAGGACATCACCCACGTCTCGCACCGCGCCGACGATGGCGGGCTGGTCGAGGTCTGGCCACCGGTGGTGCCGGAAAGCCGCGCCGAGGCCCAGCCCTGGAAGCCGCCGGTCGAGCGTATTCGGACCGAAAATGCCCGGACCCGGTTGGCGCGCGTTGTCGCCCAGCGCATTCACCACCTGACCCGGAGCCACGACCTCCTGGAAAGTCAGGGCCGGCCGGTGCGGCCCGGCGACATCATGGTGCTGGTGCGGCGGCGCGGCGGGTTCGAGACCGATTTGGTGGGCGCCCTCAAGGCCTTGGGGGTGCCGGTGGCCGGCGTGGACCGCTTGGTGTTGACCGAGCAGATCGCGGTCATGGATCTGATCGCGCTCGGCAAGGCCTTGTTGCTGCCCGAGGACGACCTCACCTTGGCGGCGGTGCTCAAGGGGCCACTGGTCGGGCTCGACGAGGACGCCCTCTACCACTTGGCGCGCGATCGTCCCGCCGGGGTGCGGTTGTGGTCGCGGCTACTGGCCCATGCCGGTTCGGCCTCGGTGTATGGCCAGGCCCTGGCCGTTTTGGACCCGCTGCGCGCCCTGGCGGCGCGGGTAACGCCGCACGACTTCTATGCCCACGTCCTGGACGGTCCCCCCAACGGCCGCTGGCGCCTGCTGGCCCGCCTGGGACCCGAGGCCGAGGATCCCATCGACGAGTTCCTGGCGCTGACCTTATCGCATGAGCGGGTCGGGCCGCCCTCGTTGCAGGGTTTCCTGACGTGGTTGGAGCAAGGCGGCATCGAGGTGAAGCGCGACTTGGACCAGGGCGAGCCCCAGGCGGTGCGCATCATGACCGTGCACGGCTCCAAGGGCTTGCAGGCCCCCATCGTGTTCCTGCCCGATACCATGGGCAAGCCCATCGGATCCGAGGTCTTGTTGTGGGACCACGACGCCGACAAGCGGCCCTTGCCCTTGTGGTGTCCGTCCCGGGCCGATCGCGACGACATCGTGACCGAGTTGTTGGAGCAGGCGCGGGCTCGGCGCGACGAGGAATATCGCCGGCTGTTGTATGTGGCCCTGACCCGGGCCGCCGATCGCCTGTATGTGTGCGGTTGGGAAACCCGCCGCGCCGCGTCCCCGGATTGCTGGTACCACTTGGTGTGGGATGCCTTGGACGGGCAGGCCGAAAGCGTGGAGGATCCCCAACTCGTCGCCGACGGCGGGCCCCCGGGCGCCGTCTTGCGTCTGCGGGTGCCCCAGGTCCGCCCGGTCACCCCCAAGGCCGATGCCGAACGGCGCGGCGTGGCTCCGGCCCCCGCTTGGCTCACCCGCCCGCCGCCCGCCGAACCGCGCCCGCCGCGTCCGCTGGCGCCGTCCCACCCCGACGAGGAACCCCCGGCCCGCTCCCCCCGGGCCGACAGCACGGTGAGATTTCGCCGGGGGCGGCTCATTCACCGCTTGTTGCAGGTTCTGCCCGACATCGAGCCCAGCCAGCGCGCCCAGCAAGCCCGGCGATGGCTGGCCCGTCCCGCCTGGGACCTGGATCTGGCAACGGTGGAGGCCCTGACGGGCGAAGTCATGGCCGTCCTTGACCATCCGGCCTGTGCTGCCCTGTTCGGTCCCGACTCGCGGGCCGAGGTGCCGCTGGTTGGCCGGGTGGGGGAGACCATCGTCAGCGGCCAAGTAGACCGCCTTGCCGTGCGCGAGGACGGGGTGTGGGTGGTGGATTACAAAACCAACCGCCCCCCGCCCTCACGGGTCGAAGACGTCGATCGCGGCTACCTGCGCCAGATGGCCGCCTATCGCGCCGTGCTGCGCGAAGTCTTCCCCAATCAAAGTGTCCACTGCGTGCTCCTGTGGACCGACGGCCCCCACGTCATGCCCCTCCCCACCACCCTCCTGGAACACGAAGCCAACCGCCTGTTGGGCGTTGGTCGGTAA
- a CDS encoding methyl-accepting chemotaxis protein codes for MVEASAHLGALVHELQKERGSTALYLGSKGQQFRDPLEAQHKATSQTVGALEEALQALGPQTTSEAIGRARQDLGRLAQVRETSLSVSLPPAESFAYYSGLIDALLDATNLMAREAGDGPLQTRATALMLFLRGKELAGQERAVGAQGFGAGRFDPGLYRRFLALGASQDALFDSFLHLAEPALADTYARLVAGADQEAVEALRRLVAEGGLMGVFKGATGPGWFATASQRINHMKEVEETLIGDLRTQTSAVITRERQAFVWLLAGAGASLLASAAVAFVLLRHLLGRIRGLTQATVSLAEGGLATHVPGTGRGDDLGAMARALEVFRQRLQEGETLKADRDAERLAAEQERQALLQRMGETLEREVSSVTHAIATSAESLEAAARTLSRVAQQGGEQATAVSAAALQTSGNVQTVAGAADELSASIQEIARRVEESADIARTAAQEARQTNDHVTSLAQAAGRIGTVVDLIASIAAQTNLLALNATIEAARAGEAGKGFAVVAGEVKALATQTQRATADIHDQIENMRAVTQGVVAAMAQIGGTIDRINTLSAEIAGAVGQQDAATQEIARTIQEASGGTQEVSQAVVGVQAGVRDTGTSAHHVLTAAETLAQQNQTLRKQLAHFLDTLRAA; via the coding sequence ATGGTCGAGGCCTCGGCACACCTGGGGGCCCTGGTCCACGAGTTGCAAAAAGAGCGCGGCAGCACCGCCTTGTACCTCGGCAGCAAGGGCCAGCAGTTCCGCGACCCCCTTGAAGCCCAGCACAAAGCCACCTCCCAGACCGTCGGCGCCCTCGAGGAGGCTCTCCAGGCTCTGGGGCCGCAGACCACCAGCGAGGCGATCGGGCGCGCCCGCCAGGATCTCGGGCGGCTGGCCCAGGTGCGCGAAACCTCTTTGTCCGTCTCCCTACCCCCGGCCGAGTCGTTTGCCTATTATTCCGGCCTGATCGACGCCCTCCTTGACGCCACCAACCTGATGGCGCGCGAAGCCGGAGATGGCCCCTTGCAAACCCGGGCCACCGCCTTGATGCTCTTCTTGCGGGGGAAGGAACTGGCCGGCCAGGAGCGGGCCGTGGGCGCCCAGGGCTTTGGCGCCGGGCGCTTCGATCCCGGACTGTATCGCCGCTTCCTGGCCCTTGGGGCGTCACAAGATGCCCTGTTCGATAGCTTCTTGCATCTGGCCGAGCCCGCGCTGGCCGACACCTATGCCCGTCTGGTGGCCGGAGCGGATCAAGAAGCGGTCGAGGCCCTGCGCCGCCTCGTCGCCGAGGGCGGCCTGATGGGCGTCTTCAAGGGCGCCACAGGCCCCGGGTGGTTTGCCACCGCCTCCCAGCGCATCAACCACATGAAAGAGGTCGAAGAGACCCTGATCGGCGACCTGCGGACCCAAACCAGCGCCGTGATCACCCGCGAGCGCCAGGCCTTCGTCTGGCTGCTGGCCGGCGCCGGCGCGAGTCTGCTGGCCAGCGCCGCCGTGGCCTTTGTCCTGCTGCGCCACCTGCTGGGCCGGATCCGCGGCCTGACCCAGGCCACGGTGAGCTTGGCCGAGGGCGGCCTTGCGACTCACGTTCCCGGCACCGGACGGGGCGACGACCTGGGCGCCATGGCCCGGGCCTTGGAGGTCTTCCGCCAGCGCTTGCAAGAGGGCGAGACCCTCAAGGCCGACCGCGACGCCGAACGCCTGGCCGCCGAACAGGAACGCCAAGCCCTGCTCCAACGCATGGGCGAAACCCTGGAGCGCGAAGTCTCCTCGGTGACCCACGCCATCGCCACCAGCGCCGAGTCCCTGGAAGCCGCCGCGCGCACCTTGTCGCGGGTGGCCCAGCAAGGCGGCGAACAGGCGACCGCTGTCTCGGCCGCCGCCTTGCAAACCAGCGGCAATGTGCAAACCGTGGCCGGCGCCGCCGACGAATTGTCGGCCTCCATCCAGGAAATCGCCCGGCGCGTCGAGGAAAGCGCCGACATCGCCCGTACCGCCGCCCAGGAAGCGCGCCAAACCAACGACCACGTGACCTCCCTCGCCCAGGCCGCCGGGCGCATCGGCACGGTGGTCGATCTCATCGCCTCCATCGCCGCCCAAACCAATCTGCTGGCCCTCAACGCCACCATTGAGGCCGCCCGCGCCGGCGAGGCCGGCAAAGGCTTCGCCGTGGTCGCCGGCGAGGTCAAGGCCCTGGCCACCCAGACCCAGCGGGCCACCGCCGACATCCACGATCAAATCGAAAACATGCGGGCTGTCACCCAGGGCGTGGTCGCCGCCATGGCCCAAATCGGCGGCACCATCGACCGCATCAACACCTTGAGCGCCGAAATCGCCGGAGCCGTCGGCCAGCAAGACGCCGCCACCCAGGAAATCGCCCGCACCATCCAGGAGGCCAGCGGCGGCACCCAGGAAGTCAGCCAAGCCGTGGTCGGCGTCCAGGCCGGGGTCCGCGACACCGGCACCTCGGCCCACCATGTCCTCACCGCCGCCGAAACCCTGGCCCAGCAAAACCAAACCCTGCGCAAGCAACTCGCCCACTTCCTGGACACCCTGCGCGCGGCTTGA
- a CDS encoding PAS domain-containing sensor histidine kinase, with protein MIDGSTPRSACLDGAGAGAQLSSLFATTDTVYLLLALDGSVLDLNRAALSLMRTSRDSVVGRDFWSLPWWRDQAAVATLRPRSTVAGRSARADAVWKDAEGALHVIDLRLHPLGDTLLAEGTDVTEERTTRERLCLREHQYHTLFENMLSGFARHELVVGPDGKPVDYRFLEVNSAFERLTGLRREEILERTVLEIMPETELFWIETYAAVVRDNAPIQFVHHAGVIGKCFEVVAYPLGRNQFACMFNDITSEIEAINRLKASEQYYHSLLDSSPAGIFYYRNGRDISYCNHRFYDILQVSPEAAQEYGLKILPDPAQHAVIGASLEGRSGAFEGPLPTGRQIYLLCSPLRTEQGEVSGGIGILQDVSERRAREAETQALITRLTETNTELERFAYVASHDLREPLRTIASFTQLLQRRYQGRLDADADAFIALIVAGATRMHTLIGDLLAYSRISDNGGLFKAVDTTDACKVALQNLRESIEDAKATITVEPLPSITGDPVQIMQVFQNLIGNALKFRSDSAPCHIVVSAGQAGDEWRFSIADNGIGIAETSQDIFEIFRRLHGGERYPGTGIGLTIAKRIIQRHGGDIWYEPNPAGGTVFHFCIPRALEDAAPSPTSGS; from the coding sequence ATGATTGATGGCTCGACCCCGCGCTCGGCCTGCTTGGACGGTGCCGGTGCTGGTGCGCAGCTCTCTTCGCTGTTCGCGACGACCGATACCGTCTACCTTTTGTTGGCACTCGACGGAAGCGTTCTGGATCTCAATCGCGCCGCCCTTTCCCTGATGCGAACCAGTCGCGACAGCGTGGTGGGGCGCGACTTCTGGTCTTTGCCTTGGTGGCGCGATCAGGCGGCGGTGGCCACCTTGCGCCCGCGCAGCACCGTTGCCGGCCGGAGTGCCCGGGCCGACGCTGTGTGGAAGGATGCCGAGGGAGCGCTCCACGTCATTGATCTTCGGCTCCACCCTCTGGGGGACACTTTGCTGGCCGAAGGCACCGACGTGACCGAGGAGCGGACTACCCGCGAGCGCTTGTGTTTGCGCGAGCACCAGTACCACACGCTGTTCGAGAACATGCTTAGTGGGTTTGCCCGCCACGAATTGGTCGTGGGGCCCGATGGCAAGCCTGTCGATTATCGTTTTCTCGAGGTCAACAGCGCCTTCGAGCGTCTGACCGGCTTGCGGCGCGAGGAGATCTTGGAGCGAACCGTGCTCGAGATCATGCCCGAAACCGAGCTGTTTTGGATCGAGACCTATGCCGCCGTGGTGCGGGATAACGCCCCCATCCAGTTCGTTCACCATGCCGGGGTGATTGGCAAATGCTTTGAAGTGGTCGCCTATCCGTTGGGGCGAAACCAGTTTGCGTGCATGTTCAATGACATTACCTCAGAAATAGAGGCGATTAACCGCCTCAAAGCCAGCGAGCAATATTATCATTCTTTGCTCGATAGCTCTCCGGCTGGAATTTTTTATTATAGGAATGGTCGAGATATAAGCTACTGTAACCATCGTTTCTATGATATTCTTCAGGTCAGCCCGGAGGCAGCGCAAGAGTACGGCCTCAAGATCCTGCCGGACCCGGCCCAGCACGCCGTGATCGGCGCCTCGCTAGAAGGACGCTCCGGCGCGTTCGAAGGTCCCCTGCCCACGGGACGCCAGATTTATCTGCTCTGTTCGCCCTTGCGCACCGAACAAGGCGAGGTCAGCGGCGGGATCGGCATTTTGCAAGACGTGAGCGAGCGACGCGCGCGCGAGGCGGAAACCCAAGCCCTCATCACCCGGCTGACCGAAACCAACACCGAACTCGAACGCTTTGCCTACGTGGCTTCCCACGATCTGCGCGAGCCGCTGCGCACCATTGCCTCGTTTACCCAGCTCTTGCAACGGCGCTACCAGGGGCGTCTCGACGCCGATGCCGACGCGTTTATTGCCCTGATCGTGGCCGGGGCAACGCGCATGCACACCTTGATCGGTGATTTGCTCGCCTACTCCCGTATTTCCGACAACGGGGGGCTTTTCAAGGCTGTGGACACCACCGACGCCTGCAAGGTCGCTCTTCAGAACCTGCGCGAAAGCATCGAGGACGCCAAGGCCACGATCACCGTCGAGCCGTTGCCCAGCATTACCGGTGATCCGGTCCAGATCATGCAAGTTTTTCAGAATCTCATCGGCAATGCTCTCAAGTTCCGCAGCGACTCGGCCCCTTGCCATATCGTCGTTTCAGCCGGTCAGGCCGGGGACGAGTGGCGGTTTTCGATCGCCGACAACGGCATTGGCATCGCCGAAACCAGCCAGGATATCTTCGAGATCTTTCGTCGGCTGCATGGGGGAGAGCGCTATCCCGGAACCGGCATTGGTCTGACCATCGCCAAGCGCATCATCCAGCGCCATGGTGGCGACATCTGGTACGAACCTAACCCGGCCGGGGGCACCGTCTTTCATTTTTGTATTCCCCGCGCTCTCGAGGACGCGGCCCCCAGCCCTACATCTGGTTCTTAA
- a CDS encoding PhoX family protein: MTQTTAHGVVSSRDTDVEEPYSNPHVVNPMAEVISKRLATLANAPIGRRQALRGLGALTAISVLPTLGAVGAAGKAMAATNPSTLSFKEIPHLMDQDHHVAEGYHAGVLIRWGDPVLPEAPAFDPTHLTAAAQLKQFGYNNDFLGYFPLERGSNNSSHGLLTINHEYVDRKLMWSGQDPEGIDSQTEEQINVEMAAHGHSVIEVKRDGDLWSVVPNSRYARRISTLETEIRVSGPAAGHDRLKTSADPTGTRVIGTLQNCAGGVTPWGTVLIAEENFDRYFNGATLPPAEERNYKRLGINGKPDYGWYRFHPRFDVAKEPNEPNRFGWMVEFDPYDPTSVPVKRTALGRFKHEGANVIINHDGRLAVYAGDDERFEFVYKFITKNKVDLANPAANKDLLDEGTLYVGKFAADGTLAWLPLVFGQGPLTPENDFHSQADVVIEARRAASLMGATPMDRPEDVEPNPVTASIFMALTNNTKRKAEQVDAANPRATNEHGHVLEMVPPGGKGRAAKHEADLFTWNIFVLCGNPAKPEDGARYHPATSEHGWLSCPDNVAFDPRGRLWISTDGATKFGYADGLWAADVEGEGRALTRHFYATPTGAEMCGPFLTPDGTTMFCCVQHPGDDKDSTFDAPSTRWPDFKEGMPPRPSVVFITRKGGGEIGG, from the coding sequence ATGACCCAGACCACCGCCCATGGCGTCGTGTCCTCCCGGGACACGGACGTTGAAGAACCCTATTCCAACCCCCATGTGGTCAATCCCATGGCGGAGGTGATCTCCAAGCGGCTGGCGACCCTGGCCAACGCGCCGATCGGCCGCCGTCAGGCCTTGCGGGGCCTGGGGGCTCTGACGGCCATCAGTGTTCTGCCGACGTTGGGGGCCGTGGGGGCGGCGGGCAAGGCGATGGCCGCGACCAATCCCTCGACCCTGAGCTTCAAGGAAATTCCCCACCTGATGGACCAGGACCATCATGTGGCCGAGGGCTACCATGCCGGGGTCCTGATCCGCTGGGGTGATCCGGTGCTGCCCGAGGCTCCGGCCTTCGATCCCACCCACCTGACGGCCGCCGCGCAGCTCAAGCAGTTCGGTTACAACAACGACTTCCTGGGTTACTTCCCGCTGGAGCGTGGCTCGAACAACTCCAGCCATGGCCTGCTGACCATCAACCACGAGTACGTGGACCGCAAGCTGATGTGGTCGGGTCAAGATCCCGAGGGCATCGACAGCCAGACCGAAGAGCAGATCAACGTCGAAATGGCCGCCCACGGCCACTCGGTGATCGAGGTCAAGCGCGACGGCGACCTGTGGTCGGTGGTGCCCAACAGCCGCTATGCCCGGCGTATTTCGACCCTGGAGACTGAGATTCGCGTCTCGGGACCAGCAGCCGGCCACGACCGCCTGAAGACCAGCGCCGACCCCACCGGGACCCGGGTCATCGGAACCTTGCAAAATTGCGCCGGCGGCGTGACCCCCTGGGGCACGGTTCTGATCGCTGAGGAAAACTTCGACCGCTATTTCAACGGCGCCACCTTGCCGCCCGCCGAAGAGCGCAATTACAAGCGCCTTGGCATCAACGGCAAGCCGGACTACGGCTGGTATCGCTTCCATCCGCGCTTTGACGTGGCCAAGGAGCCCAACGAGCCCAACCGCTTCGGCTGGATGGTCGAGTTCGATCCCTACGACCCGACCTCGGTGCCGGTCAAGCGCACCGCGCTGGGACGCTTCAAGCACGAAGGCGCCAACGTCATCATCAACCACGATGGCCGTCTGGCCGTGTATGCCGGTGACGATGAGCGCTTCGAGTTTGTCTACAAGTTCATCACCAAGAACAAGGTGGACCTCGCCAATCCGGCGGCCAACAAGGACCTGCTCGACGAGGGCACCCTCTATGTCGGCAAGTTCGCCGCCGATGGCACCTTGGCTTGGCTGCCTTTGGTGTTTGGTCAGGGTCCGCTGACCCCGGAGAACGATTTCCACAGCCAGGCCGATGTGGTGATCGAAGCCCGGCGCGCCGCCAGCTTGATGGGCGCCACCCCCATGGACCGCCCCGAAGACGTGGAGCCCAATCCCGTCACCGCCTCGATCTTTATGGCGCTCACCAACAACACCAAGCGCAAGGCCGAGCAGGTCGACGCCGCCAACCCCCGCGCCACCAACGAGCACGGCCACGTGCTGGAAATGGTGCCGCCGGGCGGCAAGGGGCGGGCCGCCAAGCATGAGGCTGACCTCTTTACCTGGAACATTTTCGTGCTGTGCGGCAATCCGGCCAAGCCCGAGGATGGGGCCCGCTACCATCCGGCCACCTCGGAACACGGCTGGCTGTCGTGCCCCGACAACGTGGCCTTCGACCCCCGGGGCCGCTTGTGGATTTCCACCGACGGCGCCACCAAGTTCGGCTACGCCGATGGTCTGTGGGCCGCCGATGTCGAAGGCGAGGGCCGGGCGCTGACCCGCCACTTCTACGCCACCCCGACCGGCGCCGAAATGTGCGGGCCGTTCCTGACGCCCGATGGCACCACCATGTTCTGCTGTGTCCAGCATCCCGGCGATGACAAGGACAGCACCTTTGACGCGCCGTCCACCCGCTGGCCGGACTTCAAGGAGGGCATGCCGCCCCGGCCGTCCGTTGTGTTCATCACCCGCAAGGGTGGCGGCGAGATCGGCGGCTAA